The sequence GAATGGTTGCTGCTGCCTGCCACCAAGGAACGAACAAAATGAGCACGCGAAACCAAACGCAGCCCACAAACTGTCAAGCAGCAGCTCACTTCACAACCGCTCTGTCCTCCAATTCTTTCGCGTGCATTCGCGAGCGCCGCCGCGATATGTCAGACGGTACTCTCGAAGTGGGTGCTATTTCCAAGACACAGTCCGGTTGCGCACGAGGGCAAACGGAAGCGTAATTGTCGCGCAATTCACACTTCTAACACCACAAAACGCGAGCGCAAACGCAGCAAAGCTTGCGCTGCGGTATCATCAGTATGGTGATAGGTATTGTTACGAAATGCCTGGCacaaggaaaaaacaaaacaaaacaaaaaaaaaaaaaagaaaccctagACGGCGCTAACTGCGCTACCCTCGAGAAATTGAGCTATCATCATTAACTGTGCCGCGGTCCCTGCGTCGCTGTCTCCCTTATCGAAAGAAAGGTCGCCAGTCAAGGAAACACTCGATATCAGACATTCGCGCGAAGCTTGTTTCAAGAGATGTCTCTTCTTTTTGGAAGAGCTCGATGCCTAACGAGGCTGGGCAAGATTATCAGGCAGACTACGCCATTAGCGTCCGCAGCAGCGCGGCGTTACGAGAGCAAAGACTCCGCCGCGGCGCCGACCCAAGAAACCAGACCATCGGTCCGTAAGCCCCTGTATGTACAGCGCTCCAAACTTGAAGACTTCGGAAGGTACGTGGCCGAGTGCATGCCCAAATACGTCCAGAAGGTCCAAATAACGCCTGGTGACGAGCTAGAGATTATGATCGCCCCCGAAGGAGTCGTGCCTGTGCTCACTTTTCTCAAGGAACATCAAAACGCTCAGTACACGAACATAGTCGATATTTGCGGCGTCGACGTACCATCGAGGCAGTACCGTTTTGAAGTAGTCTACAACCTTCTGTCTGTGCACTTCAACTCGAGGATTCGTGTCAAGACGTACACGGACGAACTCACGCCTTTGGACTCCGCCACAGCCGTGTTCAAGGGCGCCAACTGGTACGAACGCGAGGTGTGGGACATGTATGGTGTCTTTTTCGGCAACCATCCGGACCTGAGAAGGATACTGACGGACTACGGCTTCGAAGGGCACCCGTTTCGCAAGGACTTCCCGCTTTCGGGCTATGTGGAGGTCCGCTACGACGACGAAGTCGAAAGGGTCGTTGTCGAACCCCTCGAGCTGACGCAGGAGTTTCGGAAGTTCGATTTGTCCACGCCGTGGGAAACATTTCCAAGGTTCCGTTCGGGAGACGCTGCACAAGAAGTCGCCCTGCCCAGCGGTCAGGAAGAATCCAAAAGCACCAAATAGATCGGTTTGTTGGCttggtcacgaaaaaaaaaaaaaaaaagaggggggggggggggacttgcaGTTTCGACAGTTTCAATAAAGACATCGCCAGTGAAGTAAACCATCGCCGCCTCAGCGTCTCTGATTATGCATAGAACCAGACTATTCCTAAACTTAAAAACCGTGGTTGAAAATGGCTCCCCGCCAAATAATGTTTCGCATGCAACATATTAGAACGCGTGGCACTTGCCTGTCAGAATGCGTCGAGACTGTCTAGAGAGAGGAAATGCAGAGTCAGTGCACACGGAAGTAAGCTGCTAGCACGCGTTGCGAGGGCAAGATGTGGCTTGGCCTCGACACAAGCGCTGGAAGTGTTCGCCGAGAGTCTGTACAGCTGTCAAAAGGTAAACTAATCTCAAAGCGCAGTCAGCGTTGTCGCCGACGTTACGAGACGCTAGTTAGCAATTCACATGGCGCGCACTGTGGGGTTTGAAGACGCGCTTGCCGGTACAACACACTCGCCATGCAAAAGTTCACACGTGCCGCAGTCCAGCGCAAAAACAACCAAGCGCGTTTGATAAGAGTTTCGAATTGTATGGACTACACATACACGGCGATTGTAATTCTTTCAAAAGACAGCCACGCCGCGTTGAACTTACTTGGGTGCGATGTCACAGCGACGAATTCCGCACAAGACAGTCTTATTACGCTCCCTAGCTAATTAAAGCCGTTCAAGAAAAGAAATAGTTACGTAACCCTTCTTCGAATAGCCTCGCGTTCGCACTGTTCGCagtgcaaaatttttttctcaatagCGCTCCCCAGATAGTTCCCTAGAAAACTCCCTAGTGAGAGGGAGAGATAAAAATTGAGAAAGAGATGTGCACATGGACGCAGATCGTGCGGAGCGTATTGCGGAGTGAGCCGTAACGTAGTCTTGTGGAGCAATAATTTTTTCCTAACAGTGCTTTAACGGATAGAGTTTTCAAAACAACATAGGATGTACTAATAGCTCCTCAATATTCACAGTCTTTAGGTGACCTAGAAATTTACAGTCAGTCCCCGCCCCTCACCGGATAATTGAGGTGAGAAACTCCGTGTACTAGTCTACATGTGGTTATGTGCCAATAGTTGTATACAATGATATCAGTCGCGAGTGCTCACCCAGGCCGCGACTGTATAGGTCATTATTTCTGGGCGCGGCATGGCGACGAGTCGCGATTATGCGACTTTTTTAACTCCCTCATATCAATGTCACTGCAGAGGCGTACGTAGTAGTACGTCGGCGTGAAAGCGAATTCGCGGCTTGGAGTTGAATTATATGCGGTGTATGAGGGTCGATCATCACTCATATCCATCTGCAGTTTTAACAGAATCGTGCAAATTCCTATTTCGGCGTAGACGTGTGTGACGGTGTTGGTGCGCGCGCGTTTTGGTTTAGGATTGCAAGCGTATGTGCGGCTGCATTCAAAACGATATGCACGTGTTTCTTACAGCACCGAAGATCCATTGCGTAAGTCTTGCCAATGCCTCCTTTGTCTTGCAGTGTTTTGAAAAATGCCTGGAGATGGTCATGGCAGTATGAGATCGGGCATGTGGTTCCTGGTCAGCATTCCAAAGGAAGACACTGAAAAGGCGGCACGCTCTTGCGCGGACAGCCGTGCGACTTTATCAGAAGGTATGCAATGCTCGTGCACTTGTACCACCAGCTTTTATCGCTGCATTGCTTGTGCATCAATGGCCAAGACATAACACAGTAAATTGATGCGTGCATCTCTGTGCATGCATGCTGCTGAAATGGCTTACACAAACAAAAACATTTAGAAAGCATTTACTATCaagcagtaataataataaagcctAACCTCACAGTTGCGTGCCTACAgcttttattcattatttttattattatttttttgttattcatTTGTAGATGACGACCGTGAGAATTTTCGCGATAGCAAGGAACATCTTACTTTGAAGCAGGTATATACAAGCCTTGGTTTTTGTTCATTTCCATGCAGTATCAAGTAATCACGGTGTACCTTCTCTACTCTAGGCACTGGAAGATTGCCTAGAGTCATACGGAATTCGAAATGCCATCTGGAATGCAACAGCCCAAGATAAATTCTATCAGGTAACGTGTACACACGCACAAGCAATCCTCAGTATGCTCCAACACCCTTGCTAGTCCTCCTAATTTCAAATGTCATTTAGGTGTCCTTTCCGTATGAAAGCGGAAAACCAACGGATTGCATCCTTAGTGACCTGACATCTCGGGGAATTGGTTCGAACTATGACTCAACTATTGGGTGAGGTTACTTTCTGTTCCTTTAACGAGTGATGTATATTTTTATTTTGGCTGCCTTACTCCAAGTTTGCATGTCGTAgcagtgttatatatatatatatatatatatatatatatatatatatatgctctgaTTGCACAAACTGCCATTGATGCGCTTGCCACAGTGCAATGTGTTCGATGACTTAAATGATGTTTTTTTGCATCTGCATGCGCCTTGCAGCCTCAAGAGCTTCTATAAAATCTGCTCTAAATTTATGTGGAAGCTTCTTTTAGCTGTGCCATGCACTTGAGCCTTGGAGCATTGCTGGTGCTTTGTGTGCAACGAAGACGCTCTTAGCCTTTCTTAAACACACTGGCCATGACCAGACACTCTAGTAGTTACTTATTTGTTACTGTCTGCTCTTGTATGTTGTGTATGTGTGTACTCTGTATGAATGCATCATCACTTTAAATGTCACTCTTGTCATCTTAAGTATCATGTTAGATGTATGGCCATAGCAAATCATTCATTAAAGAATGTTTCTACCTCTTTAATTAATGTTATGCTATAGATACTCTTCAAGTGCCATCACAACATATATAATGTTGACAGGCCTTGTGTTAGACATTACTCACAGATTGACATTGTTCCCGCCTCTGCCCTTTTTATCCACAGTGTATTTCCATGTCCAATATTCTACAGAGCTGTTGAACCAGAAAGTGATGATGAGGAACAAAACACGATAGCTGATGTTAACTATGAATCAGGGTGAGTGGGTACTGTGATGTTGCAAAACCATGTGCATGAATAGTTTGCCATTCTGGCTTAATTCTGCCATGTAATGCATAGCAATGGGCATGGCACAATGTTCTACATGTCAAGCCTTGCTCATTGAAGACACTTTTTGCAGCAGTTATGACAGCCATGTAATATCATGCCAGAATTAACTACTAGCTCCTCGATCACAAATAGCTCCTTTGTGCAGGCTGCAAAAGGGGGTCACTCGCAGTCTAGAAATTCGATCCTGATTGGGCTAGATTGCAATCGAAACTACTTGATTGGACAGGTGTAATGTTTAAAATTGTGATGTGTGATTGTTGTGGAGCCTTGTGCAGTTTGTGCTCTGGCCCTAAAATTAAGCATCTGTAAACTTATCACCAGTGTCACATACACCAGGTGCATACAAAAAGGAAAATGCGCCCTCTACtttgtttgctcatgtttgccttTCATTTTGGTACCTTGGAAGCAAATGTCAGTCATGTTCTCGTAAATTCAAATTATTTGCAGGCCACATCAAAATTAATAGGATGCACAAAATACGAAACATAGCTTGCAGCAATTGTGAGTCTATGTAGTAAAACCACGGTGATACGTCTTGTATTTGGTGTGATATTATACCGAGGCATGTATTCTGTTACCACATGTGTGCTCTGTTGTGTAAAATTCTGCCTTTCCCAAATCAGCTGTAAGATGAGACAGAACTGCCTGCAAATTGTGTGCGCACCTAACCATGAAAATATTGAGTGCACAAAAGCTGTTGTTGCTAGATATGTATTCAATGAGAACTGTCAAAGTAATGACTATAAATTCAGTTTCACTCGTAGAATCATGTTAGATAGAAAAACAAACATAATTATTACCTTCAATGCATTTCTTGCTCTAGCAAACAACTATGCTCTGAGCACGGTACCCAAAGAGATGACATGCATTGTACCTAATTTCTTTTTAAGTCATTATAGTAAAATATTTTTAACACGAAGCAAAAATGATTAGTGGTTTGCTTTacacaaaaattttaaaaaaaatgttgtgtAAGAAATTGAAAAAGGAGTCACCGTTGCTAGTATGCAAGACTATCAGATGCTAAATGCTAGGGATGTGCTTTGAGAAGTTAAAGCAAAGAGTACAGTCATTGCTTTGTTGTGACAGTAGACATATCTGGACCATCAGCTTGAAACAGAAAGTGCATCTGTTTATGCTGAGATGTATAGGACTTCCCCTTTTGGTAAGGAAATGTTTCATAAAAACTACTACAAGTCTGCACTTTAGACATTATGTCAGACAAACCTAACATTTTCTTGGAAACATAAGAGTGAGTGGTTGTAAAGGCAGAAAGGGCAGCCTTACATAAATCAGGACCTTAATTTACATAGTCAAATCAGTTAGCAAAGCAAAGATGAACTGATCCCATTTTGTTCAGCTAGCTAGCTTTGTTTGGCATATGAAGAGTACTAATAATCAAAGCACTACAATGTGTTTGGCTTTACCCGGTTTATGGTATTGACATCTGTTTTCTTTTAGCGATgaagcaaaaaaggaaaaagagaaggaGAGTGGATTTCGATCAATGCAGAAGAAGTTTCTGAAGTCTGTTAAGGCACGCCTTACGGTTGCTCAGGTGTGTAGTTTAGTGATCAGGTGATTACTGTGCCTTGGATTGATGAAGGTGCTTCTCAAATTGACAAAACTAGTGTGTGTTTATTATGATGACTTTGCTTTTTGGTGTCTGGGACACATTTGGGAGTATTCGTAGCATTATaggcaaacatatatatatatatatatatatatatatatatatatatacacacacacacatatatataaactAGAACTAGCAGGACCATCTCTTAAGTCTTGCAGCACTGCTTGCTTCTTTTGAAAACCCTATGATTTTAGTATGGCAGGAGTTGTCTTTGAAGAATTATTTTGAAGTTCAGCATTCCAGGAGTAATGATAATACCAACTTTTGAAACATATTGCCTACATCTTAGGACACTTCTATTATGCCTGTGCTACAAAACGGGCAAAAatgcacaaaatatttttttcaattgCTTGACGATAGTTGTCTGAATGGCCGCTGGTCATAGCAGTAGATACattgtctcttttttttgttgctttttgttGGAATGACCCATATCAGGCAAATCTTTAATTGCACAGATTACATTTGCTTTTATTCCCATAGATAAACTATTTTCAATATTCAGGATTGTGAAATCCTGAGAAATCCAGTGAAAAATTGTACATTTTTAATTCCTCCCTCTGCTGTCCATTGTTAATTGATGCTGCATGTGGTAGAAATATTTTAAAGCAAAATTTTCTCACTATAGAGTTATTGGCATTGAAGGGAATAATCACTAATTAGTCCAACATTGCTGCTTAGCTATGATAGGTCCTTCTTTCATGTGATCGAATTTGTACTGAACTTAGTGACTGAAATGGTTGTGCATACTACATTACTTAACACAGTGCAGTATCTGTTTGAAAGGttctgaaataataaaaaattatCAATACTTGTCATTCTCCCCAAATGCTGCTCATAACAGGGTATACCATATTCAAGAGCAGTCCTAAtttttataaaattctgtgcatAAATATGAAAGTGCAGTGTATATAATTTTATAAGTGTAGAAGGAAGCCTCAAAGTCATAAGACAGCTGCAAGACAATTTGTCAATACATAcatcagaagaaagaaaatgctacaaatTTTCATTAAAGATAATTCACTGGTGAAAGGTAGGGGTAGGCGCTGCGATCGCCGAGGAGTGTAGACATGCTCGCGTCAGCTCCGTGTTCGTGAAATGATTCTGCAGCATTTTCTTGCGAATTGTGGCCTAATTTTTACACCAGTCGATCCGTGAAGATACCAGGACTCCGTAGACGCCTCATTTTCAGGTGGGACGCTCCATTTCCCTGTGCTACggacattttcctgtgctgcgaaCATTTTTGTGAATCGCCCACGCCGCCGCCGCGCGTGTGCGCCAGGCGCACCGGATGCGTGGCGCGCACTCGAGCGAGCTCCGTAACGCCGATCAAGTTTCTCTGCCCCAGCAACGAGCATGGAGCTCGAAGTGGCCGCCGAGACGGGCTGGCGAACAACTCGCCTTCACCAACCGGCGAAGCTGAGGGACGACTCTTCACCCCAAACTGACCCCACCCAAACCTCAAGCACTTGTTCTCGCTCCAAGACCAGGCCACCAGTCAAAGCACAAGTTCTCAAGGCTGGACGCATGCCTCCGCTACCTTCCAACCAAATCAAGATTATAATTCGCCCCAAGGGTGCCCTCAACATCGCCAAAATTGGTGGTCCTACCGTGACTACAGCCGTTCTCCAAGCCGCACAGCTCAGCCCAGCAGATATTCAACAAGACACCGTGTGCCCcaacactcaacaaaacattgtCGTTGTCAGTACGCCAAGTCTGCAGAACGCCGACCGGTATGTCTGCATAAAATCCATTCAAGTCAATGGGGTCACGCACGATGTTAACGCGTATGAGACGGCCGCTGAAGACACCACGAAGGGAGTCATCCGCGGAATCCCCGTCTCTGATACCCCACAGCAAATCAACGCCAATATCGTCAATACCCGCAACCCCCTCGCACTAGCCGCAAAACGCATTGGAATGACAACCAGCGTTGTTATCGCCTTCAGTGGCCCCGACGTGCCATATCTGGTCCGGTACGGAGCTACCTTAATCCCATGCTCATTATTCCGCAAGCAAATGGAAATTTGCTACcaatgcggccgcctcggacACCGCATGGATGTCTGCCCTTTTCCCAATAACAAGATCTGCCGAGGTTGCAGAGTCCGCAACCCACCTCCCGATCACACGTGTAACCCCAAATGCTCACTGTGCGGCGGCGCTCATCTTACAGCGGACAAATCGTGTACGGCTCGCTACAAGACACCGTACGTTATTCGCAAGCGCATTGGGGAACGccgagctgcaatgcaagccaCCCTTCAAGAAAGCGACTTCCCGCCCTTGATCTCCAAGCCCCGCTCCAGATCCCGGTCTCCATCACGCTCGAGGCAGCATTGTTCCCGGACCCCTTCACGTTCGAGACAGCGCCGTTCCCGATCCAGATCTACCTCTACCCCACCCGCCAAGTCTCCCACTaacaaggtgagcttcgcagaagCCCTTAAGGGCGCCTCGCGAGAGGGTCGCACCACACCTTCTCCACAGTCCATGAACACCAATG comes from Dermacentor andersoni chromosome 9, qqDerAnde1_hic_scaffold, whole genome shotgun sequence and encodes:
- the ND-30 gene encoding NADH dehydrogenase [ubiquinone] iron-sulfur protein 3, mitochondrial, which produces MSLLFGRARCLTRLGKIIRQTTPLASAAARRYESKDSAAAPTQETRPSVRKPLYVQRSKLEDFGRYVAECMPKYVQKVQITPGDELEIMIAPEGVVPVLTFLKEHQNAQYTNIVDICGVDVPSRQYRFEVVYNLLSVHFNSRIRVKTYTDELTPLDSATAVFKGANWYEREVWDMYGVFFGNHPDLRRILTDYGFEGHPFRKDFPLSGYVEVRYDDEVERVVVEPLELTQEFRKFDLSTPWETFPRFRSGDAAQEVALPSGQEESKSTK